In Haematobia irritans isolate KBUSLIRL chromosome 1, ASM5000362v1, whole genome shotgun sequence, a genomic segment contains:
- the LOC142232535 gene encoding uncharacterized protein LOC142232535 encodes MPATKSKANGRAIGGVLIGVSLQLADSGITISDKKVGGILIIELHSKDTIINLIPIYLRPASWDKDFYQLQNIFLDTNVINPILIGDFNGRIGEYQQELDLIYAARFRAGLEARRTKDTIINRNGKLIIEFITDNNMIILNGRTNGDEEGNLTYISHIGESVIDICSVSNELLNYIESFQIENKVWSDHMPVVLTIKLLEIQNSTKTLNLLPKLWWKDKYTRIYQRNLNRISEYFSSNVEAVSFEKLSEAIKKSAVEEKSAKKFTQKKKWYDFECNVARQKSFKYLNEYRKTGKIQDKEKYLVAQKTYKTICNNCKTRNLNKLISNINSIKSQRDWWNTAKEIRNQRSQIGTNITADDFLKYFQALLNPRQSLSEISYAQPHILIPYLDDPITMSELKSILKTFKYNKAPGEDRIPYEFLMNATDNFHTLLLKKYNESFESNEMDESFSKTIIFPIHKKGNVNETSNYRGIAFSNCIVKIMMGILNERLSNWVESQKLLTEYQCGFRRGYSTTDNIYNLASIVSLKFKEKKKVYCFFVDFKAAFDKIERKALIYKLFEIGLSYKLVKFIEKVYSKTHYAVWTGEQISEYFATTTGLKQGCLLSPLLFALYINDIHDELQGGLYCNSINISVLLYADDMVVLADDPGTMQQMINNLEKYCNKWNLEVNMHKSEIMVFRKGGRLGQNEKWWYNGVEIRVTNEYKYLGVVFTPKMSFTKHLEKRNMQAKNALNITWESIMRNPQIHLPSKWKVYQAVCRAIQSYSAQVWGFGNFEEVDKLQRFFIKKVLNLPKHTPNYALMLETAAEESHIYTLSLHIKYIEKILVNYSDRRLPKLLTNILLHQEVFWVKELKLKVQYFSICWPNMDNIKEQWNMFGNDLLIAIKLDNIHKNMERKSRSGRLYRDLNYFRGLEYISDENSLENIGLIFRARCRVIPLSGNKYGATEQDRLCNICNLGEPETLQHFLGVCPGFREFRLRYFQKTTLNTAEIIGILNGDCRDDWLNLVKYLKLANNYRQFLVNQEI; translated from the coding sequence ATGCCGGCGACAAAGAGCAAAGCAAACGGCAGGGCGATAGGTGGTGTCTTAATAGGAGTTAGTCTTCAGCTAGCAGATTCAGGTATAACAATAAGCGACAAGAAAGTGGGAGGAATATTAATAATTGAACTACACTCTAAAGATACTATCATAAACCTGATACCAATATATCTGCGACCAGCAAGTTGGGATAAAGATTTCTATCAGCTACAAAATATCTTTCTGGATACTAATGTTATTAATCCTATTCTTATTGGCGATTTTAATGGCAGAATTGGTGAATACCAACAAGAACTAGACTTGATCTACGCCGCACGCTTCAGAGCTGGTTTGGAAGCCAGGAGGACTAAAGATACAATAATCAATCGCAATGGAAAGCttataattgaatttataacGGATAATAACATGATAATATTAAATGGTAGAACAAATGGAGATGAGGAAGGTAATCTAACGTACATAAGCCATATCGGAGAATCAGTTATAGATATTTGTAGCGTAAGCAATGAACTACTAAACTACATTGAATCATTCCAAATTGAAAACAAAGTTTGGTCTGACCACATGCCAGTTGTACTCACAATAAAATTACTAGAAATTCAAAATTCCACTAAAACCCTAAATTTACTGCCGAAATTATGGTGGAAAGATAAATATACCAGAATATATCAGAGAAATTTGAACAGAATTTCTGAATACTTTTCGAGTAACGTCGAAGCAGTCTCATTTGAGAAACTGTCAGAGGCCATTAAAAAATCAGCTGTGGAAGAAAAATCTGCTAAAAAGTTCACCCAAAAGAAGAAATGGTATGATTTCGAGTGTAATGTTGCAAGACAGAAAAGCTTTAAATATCTCAATGAATATAGGAAAACTGGGAAAATACAGGATAAGGAGAAATATTTGGTAGCTCAGAAAACCTATAAAACAATATGTAACAATTGTAAAACTAGGAATCTCAATAAACTTATCTCCAATATAAATTCAATCAAGAGTCAAAGAGATTGGTGGAATACCGCCAAGGAAATAAGAAATCAAAGGTCTCAAATCGGAACAAATATAACAGCTGatgattttctaaaatatttccaagcATTACTAAACCCTCGCCAATCGCTGTCAGAGATATCTTATGCTCAACCACATATATTAATTCCATATTTGGATGATCCTATTACGATGTCTGAGCTAAAAagcattttaaaaacatttaaatataataaagcGCCTGGAGAAGACAGAATTCCGTATGAATTTCTTATGAATGCTACAGACAATTTCCATACACTCTTATTGAAGAAATATAATGAGTCCTTTGAAAGTAATGAAATGGATGAATCATTTTCCAAAACGATTATCTTCCCCATTCATAAAAAGGGAAATGTGAACGAGACGAGTAATTACAGGGGAATCGCATTTTCAAACTGCATTGTGaaaattatgatgggtattctcAATGAGAGACTTTCTAATTGGGTAGAGTCACAAAAACTATTGACGGAATATCAATGTGGATTCAGGAGGGGGTACTCAACTACAGATAACATATATAACTTAGCGTCAATCGTCAGCCTCAAATTCAAGGAGAAGAAAAAAGTATATTGCTTTTTTGTAGATTTCAAGGCAGCTTTTGACAAGATTGAGAGAAAAGCCTTAATATACAAACTTTTTGAAATCGGGTTATCTTATAAATTGGTCAAATTTATTGAGAAAGTTTATTCCAAAACACACTACGCTGTCTGGACTGGAGAACAGATCTCAGAATACTTCGCTACAACAACTGGTTTGAAACAAGGATGTTTGCTCTCCCCATTGCTGTTTGCATTGTATATAAACGATATACATGATGAGCTTCAGGGTGGGTTATATTGCAATAGTATCAATATAAGTGTCCTGCTTTATGCGGATGACATGGTTGTATTGGCAGATGATCCAGGTACAATGCAGCAGATGATcaacaatttggaaaaatattgtaaCAAATGGAACTTAGAAGTAAACATGCATAAATCAGAAATAATGGTATTTCGGAAAGGTGGCAGACTAGGACAAAATGAGAAATGGTGGTATAATGGAGTTGAAATACGAGTAACGAACGAATACAAATACTTAGGTGTCGTCTTTACCCCAAAGATGAGCTTCACAAAGCATTTAGAAAAGAGAAATATGCAGGCGAAAAATGCACTGAATATAACATGGGAAAGTATTATGAGAAATCCACAGATACACTTACCCAGCAAATGGAAAGTTTACCAAGCAGTATGCAGAGCGATTCAAAGTTATTCAGCGCAGGTGTGGGGTTTTGGCAATTTCGAAGAAGTGGACAAGCTTCagagattttttattaaaaaagtgctCAACCTACCAAAACATACACCGAACTATGCTTTGATGTTAGAAACAGCTGCTGAGGAGAGCCATATATATACACTAAGCTTGCATATTAAATACATAGAAAAGATACTTGTGAATTACTCTGATCGTAGACTGCCAAAGTTATTAACAAATATCTTACTACATCAAGAAGTTTTCTGGGTTAAAGAACTCAAGCTGAAAGTACAGTACTTTAGCATATGTTGGCCAAATATGGATAATATTAAAGAACAATGGAACATGTTTGGAAACGATCTATTAATAGCGATCAAATTGGATAATATCCATAAAAACATGGAAAGAAAGAGTAGAAGTGGTCGGCTTTATAGAGACCTGAACTACTTTAGAGGTTTAGAATACATCTCTGAtgaaaattctctagaaaatattggaCTGATTTTCAGAGCACGATGTAGAGTAATACCATTAAGTGGAAACAAATACGGAGCTACTGAGCAGGACAGACTTTGCAATATATGTAATTTGGGAGAACCAGAAACACTTCAACACTTTTTAGGAGTTTGTCCTGGATTTAGAGAATTTAGACTACGATACTTTCAAAAAACTACACTGAACACGGCGGAAATTATTGGAATTCTGAATGGTGACTGCAGGGATGATTGGCTGAATCTAGTTAAATATCTGAAGCTAGCGAAtaactataggcaatttttggtAAACCAAGAAATTTAA